One window of Falco cherrug isolate bFalChe1 chromosome W, bFalChe1.pri, whole genome shotgun sequence genomic DNA carries:
- the LOC106631054 gene encoding ankyrin repeat domain-containing protein 26-like isoform X2, with the protein MSSSAEKDNVKDAIEYYGVQVEKEKSKRRISKVQAVAKQECLGKLNIPSDNITSRQMKEKITVRKNDCLKMENENTLEEKDKKSFSSEESSKLIKMPMKCKMALNAKVAKKSRRQPSKQKAHQQMSSSSGNHGQVRDESTSSETSEDEGRCSLKQEEAKRLRVEVLCEKVREKLQRKEDQYCKEREEKQKLELHSRNLEMEIRTLRKLLKRVEEEHDETQTQRSQEKSARALQEGILNNHLGRQMELEEETRRSIGKNSEESNTEREKDLLYKNQLLQDEIAVLRLEINQVRLKHQEEEGKSLEENETLKEKNEALKKELKLNKEALTQTVLQYNAQLDFLKTESAVLTSKLEQTNESKDRLEAEIKSFHSRLNAAVQELERHWSSEKDAEQRFHRERDEWHRLQGKLHHDLSDTQETNKSLSQQLCKAESKANRLENELHQLEQTLREKTLLVEMTQKELSQAQRQAKECDRAQQLEKDPVSELVIKQESLQERLAQLQSENLFLRQQLEDAQSKRIMKEEVVNDVQDRLNDTLNKLRADREKQIYLVEEQNKDLNAKSTDLRKQVFEYETDKVERECESERKEGKQLVELKHPVELRLDQEMKRNLDLQKDCKRLKRLLSRATKKLRVYEERGGLSQLNLQAEMKNRYSEMVNEADRLRTKVDELSQQLEIKSKKGMQLEAQNHDLREELSTMRGNHEELEKSKSQLKEEVANLKHHMETNMVDRSQIEQYKREVEERAAQEIRQKLQEVNLILQMQAASQDRLEQIRASRHALLTSQLEHRIGDLERELDRIKNTQRDSTFQKESAQAEVEKYKDLYLEEVKNGRCLAKKLERANERLAEANAELLQECHRSKPLIASSAVSGPVLYSTELGHISNNPALNRSLNLGGSFLTPTGNTLPSRNRVEAYVAKVRQELDERIAKELKQATAELEAGSAGASPVVFSDGSSKSIHVDQDPLCRAVQEYRDVLTKNYLI; encoded by the exons ATGTCATCATCAGCTGAAAAAGACAACGTGAAGGATGCCATTGAATATTATGGGGTGCAG gttgagaaggaaaaaagcaaacgaAGAATTTCAAAAGTGCAGGCGGTGGCAAAACAGGAATGTCTTGGTAAATTAAATATACCATCAGACAACATCACTAGTCggcaaatgaaagaaaagattactgtaaggaagaatgactgtttgaaaatggagaatgaaaacactctagaagaaaaagacaaaaagagttTTTCATCTGAGGAGAGCtcaaaattgattaaaatgccaatgaaatg TAAAATGGCCCTGAATGCCAAAGTTGCAAAGAAAAGTAGAAGGcagccttcaaagcagaaggctCATCAGCAGATGAGCTCTTCCAGTGGCAATCATGGTCAAGTACGGGATGAGAgcacttccagtgaaacatctgaggatgaaggaag GTgttctttgaaacaagaagaagCAAAGAGACTCAGAGTAGAAGTGCTCTGTgagaaagtgagagaaaaactccaaaggaaagaagatcAATATTGtaaagaaagggaggagaaacagaaacttgagtTACACTCAAGGAATTTAGAAATGGAGATAAGAACACTGAGAAAGCTCTTGAAACGG GTTGAAGAGGAACATGATGAAACACAGACACAGCGCTCTCAGGAAAAGAGTGCCAGAGCCCttcaagaaggaattttgaacAACCACCTTGGGAGACAAATGGAACtagaagaagagacaagaagatCTATAGGAAAAAATTCAGAG GAATCCAAcactgagagagaaaaggatCTGTTGTACAAGAATCAGTTACTACAAGATGAGATTGCTGTGCTAAGGCTAGAAATCAATCAAGTAAGACTTAAGCaccaggaggaagaaggaaaatctttagaggaaaatgagaccttgaaagaaaaaaatgaagctctcAAAAAGGAACTTAAACTGAACAAGGAAGCATTAACACAAACGGTTCTTCAGTACAATGCGCAGCTGGACTTCCTAAAGACAgaatctgcagtgctgacttCCAAACTTGAGCAGACAAACGAAAGTAAAGACAGACTAGAGGCAGAAATCAAATCATTTCATTCCCGCCTGAATGCTGCTGTTCAAGAACTTGAACGTCATTGGTCATCAGAAAAGGATGCTGAACAAAGATTTCACAGAGAACGTGATGAATGGCATCGCTTGCAAGGCAAGCTCCATCATGACCTCTCCGACACGCAAGAAACCAACAAGAGCTTGTCTCAGCAGCTGTgcaaagctgaaagcaaagctaATAGGCTAGAAAATGAGCTTCACCAGTTGGAGCAAACCCTCAGAGAAAAAACTTTGCTTGTAGAAATGACACAAAAAGAGTTAAGTCAAGCCCAGCGTCAGGCAAAGGAATGTGATCGTGCTCAACAACTTGAGAAAGATCCAGTAAGCGAACTTGTAATAAAACAGGAGTCCTTGCAGGAGCGATTGGCCCAGCTCCAGAGTGAAAACCTCTTCCTGCGTCAGCAGCTGGAAGATGCACAGAGCAAGAGGATCATGAAAGAAGAAGTAGTGAATGATGTGCAGGACCGGTTGAATGATACTCTGAACAAACTCAGAGCTGATagggaaaagcaaatttatCTCGTAGAAGAGCAGAACAAGGATTTAAATGCCAAGAGTACTGATTTAAGGAAACAAGTCTTCGAATATGAGACTGACAAAGTAGAAAGAGAG tgcgagagtgaaagaaaggaaggaaagcagctggTAGAGTTGAAACACCCAGTTGAACTACGTCTGGaccaagaaatgaaaagaaacctcgatctgcagaaagactgtaagAG GTtgaagaggctgctgagcagagctacGAAGAAACTAAGGGTGTATGAGGAGAGAGGGGGACTGTCCCAGCTTAATTTGCAGGCAGAAATGAAGAACAGGTATTCTGAAATGGTCAATGAAGCTGACAGATTAAGAACAAAG GTTGATGaactttcccagcagctggagataaAGTCTAAAAAAGGCATGCAGCTAGAAGCACAAAATCATGATTTGCGAGAGGAGTTGTCCACCATGCGTGGGAACCATGAAGAACTGGAGAAGAGCAAAAGCCAGCTGAAAGAAGAGGTGGCTAATCTCAAACACCATATGGAGACTAACATGGTGGATCGCAGCCAAATAGAACAATACAAAAGAGAGGTGGAAGAACGAGCTGCAcaagaaataagacaaaaacTGCAAGAAGTCAACCTGATTTTGCAG ATGCAGGCAGCCTCCCAGGACAGATTAGAACAAATCAGAGCCAGTCGTCATGCTTTGCTGACAAGCCAGCTAGAACACAGAATTGGAGACCTCGAACGTGAATTAGACAGGATAAAAAATACCCAGCGAGACAGTACTTTTCAAAAAGAATCCGCACAGGCAGAAGTGGAAAAGTACAAAGACCTGTATCTGGAGGAAGTTAAAAATGGAAGGTGCCTAGCAAAAAAACTGGAAAG AGCTAATGAGAGACTAGCAGAAGCCAACGCTGAGCTCCTTCAGGAGTGCCATAGAAGCAAACCTTTAATTGCAAGCAGCGCTGTCAGTGGTCCAGTTCTGTATTCAACTGAACTGGGACATATTAGCAACAATCCGGCACTGAATAGAAGTCTAAATCTAGGAGGAAGCTTCCTAACCCCGACCGGGAATACGTTACCATCAAGAAACAGAGTTGAAGCCTATGTGGCTAAG GTACGGCAGGAACTAGATGAAAGAATCGCTAAAGAACTTAAACAAG CCACTGCTGAACTTGAAGCTGGATCTGCTGGAGCTTCTCCCGTGGTATTTTCTGAT
- the LOC106631054 gene encoding ankyrin repeat domain-containing protein 26-like isoform X4 yields MPLNIMGCSKMALNAKVAKKSRRQPSKQKAHQQMSSSSGNHGQVRDESTSSETSEDEGRCSLKQEEAKRLRVEVLCEKVREKLQRKEDQYCKEREEKQKLELHSRNLEMEIRTLRKLLKRVEEEHDETQTQRSQEKSARALQEGILNNHLGRQMELEEETRRSIGKNSEESNTEREKDLLYKNQLLQDEIAVLRLEINQVRLKHQEEEGKSLEENETLKEKNEALKKELKLNKEALTQTVLQYNAQLDFLKTESAVLTSKLEQTNESKDRLEAEIKSFHSRLNAAVQELERHWSSEKDAEQRFHRERDEWHRLQGKLHHDLSDTQETNKSLSQQLCKAESKANRLENELHQLEQTLREKTLLVEMTQKELSQAQRQAKECDRAQQLEKDPVSELVIKQESLQERLAQLQSENLFLRQQLEDAQSKRIMKEEVVNDVQDRLNDTLNKLRADREKQIYLVEEQNKDLNAKSTDLRKQVFEYETDKVERECESERKEGKQLVELKHPVELRLDQEMKRNLDLQKDCKRLKRLLSRATKKLRVYEERGGLSQLNLQAEMKNRYSEMVNEADRLRTKVDELSQQLEIKSKKGMQLEAQNHDLREELSTMRGNHEELEKSKSQLKEEVANLKHHMETNMVDRSQIEQYKREVEERAAQEIRQKLQEVNLILQMQAASQDRLEQIRASRHALLTSQLEHRIGDLERELDRIKNTQRDSTFQKESAQAEVEKYKDLYLEEVKNGRCLAKKLERANERLAEANAELLQECHRSKPLIASSAVSGPVLYSTELGHISNNPALNRSLNLGGSFLTPTGNTLPSRNRVEAYVAKVRQELDERIAKELKQATAELEAGSAGASPVVFSDGSSKSIHVDQDPLCRAVQEYRDVLTKNYLI; encoded by the exons ATGCCATTGAATATTATGGGGTGCAG TAAAATGGCCCTGAATGCCAAAGTTGCAAAGAAAAGTAGAAGGcagccttcaaagcagaaggctCATCAGCAGATGAGCTCTTCCAGTGGCAATCATGGTCAAGTACGGGATGAGAgcacttccagtgaaacatctgaggatgaaggaag GTgttctttgaaacaagaagaagCAAAGAGACTCAGAGTAGAAGTGCTCTGTgagaaagtgagagaaaaactccaaaggaaagaagatcAATATTGtaaagaaagggaggagaaacagaaacttgagtTACACTCAAGGAATTTAGAAATGGAGATAAGAACACTGAGAAAGCTCTTGAAACGG GTTGAAGAGGAACATGATGAAACACAGACACAGCGCTCTCAGGAAAAGAGTGCCAGAGCCCttcaagaaggaattttgaacAACCACCTTGGGAGACAAATGGAACtagaagaagagacaagaagatCTATAGGAAAAAATTCAGAG GAATCCAAcactgagagagaaaaggatCTGTTGTACAAGAATCAGTTACTACAAGATGAGATTGCTGTGCTAAGGCTAGAAATCAATCAAGTAAGACTTAAGCaccaggaggaagaaggaaaatctttagaggaaaatgagaccttgaaagaaaaaaatgaagctctcAAAAAGGAACTTAAACTGAACAAGGAAGCATTAACACAAACGGTTCTTCAGTACAATGCGCAGCTGGACTTCCTAAAGACAgaatctgcagtgctgacttCCAAACTTGAGCAGACAAACGAAAGTAAAGACAGACTAGAGGCAGAAATCAAATCATTTCATTCCCGCCTGAATGCTGCTGTTCAAGAACTTGAACGTCATTGGTCATCAGAAAAGGATGCTGAACAAAGATTTCACAGAGAACGTGATGAATGGCATCGCTTGCAAGGCAAGCTCCATCATGACCTCTCCGACACGCAAGAAACCAACAAGAGCTTGTCTCAGCAGCTGTgcaaagctgaaagcaaagctaATAGGCTAGAAAATGAGCTTCACCAGTTGGAGCAAACCCTCAGAGAAAAAACTTTGCTTGTAGAAATGACACAAAAAGAGTTAAGTCAAGCCCAGCGTCAGGCAAAGGAATGTGATCGTGCTCAACAACTTGAGAAAGATCCAGTAAGCGAACTTGTAATAAAACAGGAGTCCTTGCAGGAGCGATTGGCCCAGCTCCAGAGTGAAAACCTCTTCCTGCGTCAGCAGCTGGAAGATGCACAGAGCAAGAGGATCATGAAAGAAGAAGTAGTGAATGATGTGCAGGACCGGTTGAATGATACTCTGAACAAACTCAGAGCTGATagggaaaagcaaatttatCTCGTAGAAGAGCAGAACAAGGATTTAAATGCCAAGAGTACTGATTTAAGGAAACAAGTCTTCGAATATGAGACTGACAAAGTAGAAAGAGAG tgcgagagtgaaagaaaggaaggaaagcagctggTAGAGTTGAAACACCCAGTTGAACTACGTCTGGaccaagaaatgaaaagaaacctcgatctgcagaaagactgtaagAG GTtgaagaggctgctgagcagagctacGAAGAAACTAAGGGTGTATGAGGAGAGAGGGGGACTGTCCCAGCTTAATTTGCAGGCAGAAATGAAGAACAGGTATTCTGAAATGGTCAATGAAGCTGACAGATTAAGAACAAAG GTTGATGaactttcccagcagctggagataaAGTCTAAAAAAGGCATGCAGCTAGAAGCACAAAATCATGATTTGCGAGAGGAGTTGTCCACCATGCGTGGGAACCATGAAGAACTGGAGAAGAGCAAAAGCCAGCTGAAAGAAGAGGTGGCTAATCTCAAACACCATATGGAGACTAACATGGTGGATCGCAGCCAAATAGAACAATACAAAAGAGAGGTGGAAGAACGAGCTGCAcaagaaataagacaaaaacTGCAAGAAGTCAACCTGATTTTGCAG ATGCAGGCAGCCTCCCAGGACAGATTAGAACAAATCAGAGCCAGTCGTCATGCTTTGCTGACAAGCCAGCTAGAACACAGAATTGGAGACCTCGAACGTGAATTAGACAGGATAAAAAATACCCAGCGAGACAGTACTTTTCAAAAAGAATCCGCACAGGCAGAAGTGGAAAAGTACAAAGACCTGTATCTGGAGGAAGTTAAAAATGGAAGGTGCCTAGCAAAAAAACTGGAAAG AGCTAATGAGAGACTAGCAGAAGCCAACGCTGAGCTCCTTCAGGAGTGCCATAGAAGCAAACCTTTAATTGCAAGCAGCGCTGTCAGTGGTCCAGTTCTGTATTCAACTGAACTGGGACATATTAGCAACAATCCGGCACTGAATAGAAGTCTAAATCTAGGAGGAAGCTTCCTAACCCCGACCGGGAATACGTTACCATCAAGAAACAGAGTTGAAGCCTATGTGGCTAAG GTACGGCAGGAACTAGATGAAAGAATCGCTAAAGAACTTAAACAAG CCACTGCTGAACTTGAAGCTGGATCTGCTGGAGCTTCTCCCGTGGTATTTTCTGAT